One genomic window of Camelina sativa cultivar DH55 chromosome 5, Cs, whole genome shotgun sequence includes the following:
- the LOC104787243 gene encoding protein DETOXIFICATION 48 yields the protein MCNSTPSSSSSSSLLSCKDKTRFSKLETCDTDNPHYSEFTNNDSLDLKRWPTFHEGLEEVKAIGRISGPTAMTGLLMYSRAMISMLFLGYLGELELAGGSLSIGFANITGYSVISGLSMGMEPICGQAYGAKQMKLLGLTLQRTVLLLLSCSVPISFSWLSMRRILLWCGQDEEISSVAQKFLLFAIPDLFLLSLLHPLRIYLRTQNITLPVTYSTAVSVLVHVPLNFLLVVKLEMGVAGVAIAMVLTNLNLVVVLSSFVYFTSVHSDTWVPLTIDSLKGWSSLLSLAIPTCVSVCLEWWWYEFMIILCGLLANPRATVASMGILIQTTALVYVFPSSLSLGVSTRISNELGAKRPAKARISMIVSLFCAAALGLMAMVFAVLIRHRWGRLFTTDAEILELTSIALPIVGLCELGNCPQTTGCGVLRGCARPTLGANINLGSFYFVGMPVAVLFGFVFKQGFPGLWLGLLAAQATCASLMLCALLRTDWAVQAERAEELTSETSGKTPPLLPIARSKSRSNSDTEDMMKTMLV from the exons ATGTGTAATTCtacaccatcttcttcttcttcctcttccttatTATCTTGTAAAGACAAAACCCGTTTTTCAAAACTCGAGACATGTGATACAGATAACCCTCATTATTCCGAATTCACGAATAATGATTCTTTAGACCTTAAAAGATGGCCAACTTTTCATGAG GGCTTAGAAGAAGTGAAGGCGATCGGAAGAATCTCTGGGCCGACGGCAATGACCGGACTTCTTATGTACTCAAGAGCGATGATATCGATGCTGTTCCTAGGCTACCTCGGTGAGCTTGAGTTGGCCGGAGGATCTCTCTCCATAGGCTTTGCCAATATCACCGGCTACTCCGTCATCTCCGGTTTGTCCATGGGGATGGAACCAATCTGCGGCCAAGCCTACGGAGCTAAACAAATGAAGCTTTTAGGACTAACCCTTCAAAGAaccgtcctcctcctcctctcttgcTCGGTCCCGATCTCCTTCTCGTGGCTCAGCATGCGGCGAATCCTCTTATGGTGCGGCCAAGATGAAGAGATCTCCTCCGTAGCTCAAAAGTTCCTTTTATTCGCCATCCCTGAcctctttctcctctctctgCTTCACCCTCTTCGCATTTACCTCCGAACACAAAACATAACATTGCCCGTGACGTACTCCACGGCCGTGTCCGTTCTCGTCCACGTTCCTTTGAACTTCCTCTTAGTGGTGAAACTCGAGATGGGAGTCGCGGGAGTCGCAATAGCTATGGTTTTGACAAATCTCAACCTTGTAGTCGTCTTATCTTCTTTTGTGTATTTCACGAGCGTGCATAGTGACACATGGGTCCCACTTACTATTGACTCTCTTAAAGGTTGGTCGTCTTTGCTCTCACTTGCCATACCCACTTGTGTGTCTGTTTGTTTAGAGTGGTGGTGGTACGAGTTCATGATCATTTTGTGTGGACTTTTGGCTAACCCAAGAGCCACCGTGGCTTCTATGGGAATCTTGATCCAAACAACAGCTTTGGTCTACGTTTTCCCATCCTCTCTCAGCCTTGGTGTCTCTACGAGAATTAGCAACGAGCTTGGGGCCAAACGCCCTGCGAAAGCTCGTATATCCATGATTGTTTCACTCTTCTGCGCGGCCGCCTTAGGCTTAATGGCAATGGTGTTTGCCGTGCTTATTAGACACCGGTGGGGACGCTTGTTTACCACTGATGCAGAGATTCTTGAGCTGACTTCAATCGCATTGCCCATTGTGGGGTTATGTGAGCTCGGAAACTGTCCTCAAACGACCGGTTGTGGGGTTTTAAGAGGTTGTGCAAGACCAACACTTGGTGCCAACATAAATTTGGGATCGTTTTACTTTGTTGGCATGCCGGTGGCTGTTCTGTTTGGGTTTGTTTTCAAACAAGGGTTTCCAGGTCTCTGGCTCGGGTTACTTGCAGCTCAAGCAACGTGTGCTTCTCTCATGTTGTGTGCACTCCTGAGAACAGATTGGGCAGTCCAAGCTGAGAGAGCTGAAGAGCTGACGTCAGAAACTTCTGGAAAGACTCCTCCTCTCCTCCCCATTGCCAGATCAAAGAGCCGGTCTAACTCAGATACAGAAGATATGATGAAAACGATGTTGGTTTAG